One genomic window of Arachis stenosperma cultivar V10309 chromosome 10, arast.V10309.gnm1.PFL2, whole genome shotgun sequence includes the following:
- the LOC130955397 gene encoding copper-transporting ATPase PAA1, chloroplastic-like has product MESALCLNMPMQIQMNLKPLFKPLNRQFATWTIQSAAKQKPSLVFRFNHSSQLPPLRCVSSSAGGGDIPSDAIVLNVEGMMCDGCANNVRKLLESRPQVSSATVNLTAAKAVVSAVSEEKGSPNWQKQLGEALAQHLTNCGFNSTFQGE; this is encoded by the exons ATGGAATCTGCTTTGTGCCTCAACATGCCGATGCAGATACAGATGAATTTAAAGCCACTCTTCAAACCTCTCAACCGTCAATTCGCCACGTGGACGATTCAATCAGCAGCGAAACAGAAGCCATCACTCGTCTTCCGCTTCAACCACTCGTCTCAGCTGCCTCCTCTACGCTGCGTTTCCAGCTCAGCTGGTGGTGGTGACATTCCCTCCGATGCTATTGTTCTCAACGTTGAGGGTATGATGTGCGACGGCTGCGCCAATAACGTCAGGAAGCTTCTAGAAAGTCGA CCACAAGTGTCATCTGCTACTGTGAATCTAACCGCCGCTAAAGCAGTAGTGTCTGCCGTATCCGAAGAAAAAGGTTCCCCCAACTGGCAGAAGCAATTAGGAGAAGCACTTGCTCAGCATTTAACTAACTGCGGTTTCAATTCTACCTTTCAAG GCGAGTGA
- the LOC130955282 gene encoding pentatricopeptide repeat-containing protein At2g36240-like isoform X2 translates to MGLKKMLRPIATPLHLPSPHPLSPLPNPPLPSPPPDPSLPPPPPTLTVTPIPNSQYHRLLNFLKTHLSPPFTPESLLHFLKSKLHHHPSFSHYDFHVFTWASFVDSFRHNHSTFHWMAQTLALSHRFHHLRILLDFIASNPCPCSDSIFSCPHTESIFRFAIHAYCKAGKLDEAVSSFRSMCRLIDGRPNVAVCNIIIHGFVKWGMLDRALEFYDEIVGVRIRPDLFTFNILISGYCRNLKFGLALEMFKEMRKMGCEPNVVTFNTLIKGMFREGKVEEGIGMAHEMIYLGCEFSNVTCEILVRGLCEKGKVLQACEMLVDFSRKGVLPKRYDYFDLVDALCGNGDVDRALRLIYELWEKGCVPSLIACIVMIDGLRRSRNTKEAWRLVEKMLKEVVIHHVKSAGA, encoded by the exons ATGGGGTTGAAGAAAATGCTCAGACCAATAGCAACACCACTACACCTACCGTCGCCGCACCCACTCTCTCCTCTTCCAAACCCTCCTCTCCCATCTCCGCCGCCAGATCCCTCCCTCCCCCCGCCACCACCAACACTCACAGTGACCCCAATCCCCAACTCCCAATACCACCGCCTCCTCAACTTTCTCAAGACCCATCTTTCCCCACCTTTCACCCCAGAATCCCTCCTCCATTTCCTCAAATCCAAGCTCCACCACCACCCTTCCTTTTCCCACTACGACTTCCACGTCTTCACCTGGGCCTCCTTCGTCGACTCCTTCCGCCACAACCACTCCACTTTCCATTGGATGGCCCAAACCCTAGCTCTCTCCCACCGCTTCCACCACCTCCGCATCCTCCTTGATTTCATTGCCTCCAACCCTTGCCCCTGCTCCGACTCCATCTTCTCCTGCCCCCACACCGAATCCATCTTCCGCTTCGCCATCCACGCTTACTGCAAAGCCGGCAAATTGGACGAAGCTGTCTCCTCGTTCCGTTCCATGTGCAGGTTGATCGACGGTAGGCCTAATGTTGCCGTTTGTAATATCATAATTCATGGATTTGTGAAATGGGGCATGCTTGATAGGGCTCTGGAGTTTTATGATGAGATTGTTGGGGTTAGGATTAGGCCTGATTTGTTCACTTTTAACATCTTGATCAGTGGTTATTGTAGGAATTTGAAGTTTGGGTTAGCATTGGAGATGTTCAAGGAGATGAGAAAGATGGGGTGTGAGCCAAATGTGGTTACTTTCAACACTTTGATTAAGGGGATGTTTAGGGAGGGGAAGGTTGAAGAAGGGATTGGGATGGCTCATGAGATGATTTATTTGGGGTGTGAGTTCTCCAATGTCACTTGTGAGATTCTGGTTCGTGGACTTTGCGAGAAAGGAAAGGTTTTGCAGGCGTGTGAGATGTTAGTTGATTTCTCCAGAAAGGGCGTTTTGCCTAAACGGtatgattattttgatttggtGGATGCTCTGTGTGGGAATGGAGATGTTGATAGAGCATTGAGGCTAATTTATGAGTTGTGGGAGAAAGGATGTGTGCCTAGCTTGATTGCTTGCATTGTGATGATTGATGGGTTGAGAAGATCGAGGAACACTAAAGAAGCTTGGAGATTAGTGGAAAAGATGCTTAAAGAGG TTGTCATCCATCATGTGAAGTCAGCTGGAGCATGA
- the LOC130955282 gene encoding pentatricopeptide repeat-containing protein At2g36240-like isoform X1: MGLKKMLRPIATPLHLPSPHPLSPLPNPPLPSPPPDPSLPPPPPTLTVTPIPNSQYHRLLNFLKTHLSPPFTPESLLHFLKSKLHHHPSFSHYDFHVFTWASFVDSFRHNHSTFHWMAQTLALSHRFHHLRILLDFIASNPCPCSDSIFSCPHTESIFRFAIHAYCKAGKLDEAVSSFRSMCRLIDGRPNVAVCNIIIHGFVKWGMLDRALEFYDEIVGVRIRPDLFTFNILISGYCRNLKFGLALEMFKEMRKMGCEPNVVTFNTLIKGMFREGKVEEGIGMAHEMIYLGCEFSNVTCEILVRGLCEKGKVLQACEMLVDFSRKGVLPKRYDYFDLVDALCGNGDVDRALRLIYELWEKGCVPSLIACIVMIDGLRRSRNTKEAWRLVEKMLKEGMILDVMTFNFVLQDICKVGRTEEANKLRLLASSKGLEPDDMTYKILVNGYTGEGRKMEGESVVNEMLDRGFIPDLASYNELMNALSTCQPHSTPPSA; this comes from the coding sequence ATGGGGTTGAAGAAAATGCTCAGACCAATAGCAACACCACTACACCTACCGTCGCCGCACCCACTCTCTCCTCTTCCAAACCCTCCTCTCCCATCTCCGCCGCCAGATCCCTCCCTCCCCCCGCCACCACCAACACTCACAGTGACCCCAATCCCCAACTCCCAATACCACCGCCTCCTCAACTTTCTCAAGACCCATCTTTCCCCACCTTTCACCCCAGAATCCCTCCTCCATTTCCTCAAATCCAAGCTCCACCACCACCCTTCCTTTTCCCACTACGACTTCCACGTCTTCACCTGGGCCTCCTTCGTCGACTCCTTCCGCCACAACCACTCCACTTTCCATTGGATGGCCCAAACCCTAGCTCTCTCCCACCGCTTCCACCACCTCCGCATCCTCCTTGATTTCATTGCCTCCAACCCTTGCCCCTGCTCCGACTCCATCTTCTCCTGCCCCCACACCGAATCCATCTTCCGCTTCGCCATCCACGCTTACTGCAAAGCCGGCAAATTGGACGAAGCTGTCTCCTCGTTCCGTTCCATGTGCAGGTTGATCGACGGTAGGCCTAATGTTGCCGTTTGTAATATCATAATTCATGGATTTGTGAAATGGGGCATGCTTGATAGGGCTCTGGAGTTTTATGATGAGATTGTTGGGGTTAGGATTAGGCCTGATTTGTTCACTTTTAACATCTTGATCAGTGGTTATTGTAGGAATTTGAAGTTTGGGTTAGCATTGGAGATGTTCAAGGAGATGAGAAAGATGGGGTGTGAGCCAAATGTGGTTACTTTCAACACTTTGATTAAGGGGATGTTTAGGGAGGGGAAGGTTGAAGAAGGGATTGGGATGGCTCATGAGATGATTTATTTGGGGTGTGAGTTCTCCAATGTCACTTGTGAGATTCTGGTTCGTGGACTTTGCGAGAAAGGAAAGGTTTTGCAGGCGTGTGAGATGTTAGTTGATTTCTCCAGAAAGGGCGTTTTGCCTAAACGGtatgattattttgatttggtGGATGCTCTGTGTGGGAATGGAGATGTTGATAGAGCATTGAGGCTAATTTATGAGTTGTGGGAGAAAGGATGTGTGCCTAGCTTGATTGCTTGCATTGTGATGATTGATGGGTTGAGAAGATCGAGGAACACTAAAGAAGCTTGGAGATTAGTGGAAAAGATGCTTAAAGAGGGTATGATACTGGATGTTATGACTTTTAATTTTGTGCTTCAGGATATTTGCAAAGTGGGAAGAACAGAGGAAGCAAATAAATTAAGATTACTTGCTTCGAGCAAGGGTTTGGAACCAGACGACATGACATATAAAATTTTGGTTAATGGATACACAGGAGAGGGCCGGAAAATGGAAGGAGAGTCAGTGGTGAATGAGATGTTGGATAGGGGATTCATACCTGATCTTGCTTCATATAATGAATTAATGAATGCACTATCCACATGTCAACCACACTCTACCCCCCCGTCAGCCTAA